From a single Nicotiana tabacum cultivar K326 chromosome 8, ASM71507v2, whole genome shotgun sequence genomic region:
- the LOC107793360 gene encoding uncharacterized protein LOC107793360 isoform X1: protein MFWKLTNLSCSPVEAVLDKENFTLEELLDEEEIIQECKALNSRLINFLRDRAQVEQLLRYIVEEPSEDADSNWKFKFPFIACEIFTCEIDVILKTLVDEEELMDLLFSFLEPNRPHSALLAGYFSKVVVCLMLRKTIPLMNYVQAHHDVFRQMVDLIGITSIMEVLVRLVGADIYPNTKDVMQWLADSNLLEMIVDKLSPSSFPEEHANAAESLCTITRNAPSPLATKLSSPSFVARIFGHALEDSHSKSALVHSLSVCISLLDPKRSIPSPMMYTYRCQYVYESSVHVNPETISAMLPKLGNLLKLLNISSDDKILPTTYGELRPPLGKHRLKIVEFISVLLKTGNEAAEEELISSGTIERVLDLFFEYPYNNALHHHVESIINSCLESGNNILVDHLFEECNFLGKILQTDQQPTVSGDGSQVDLREPTFSATGKRAPRVGNIGHITRISNKLAQLESNDNRIRAHLEKNMEWSDWHTNILQERNTIENVYRWACGRPTAFQDRTKDSDEEDAHSRDYDVAALANNLSQAFQYTIYDNNGAAEGHGALDRDDEDVYLDEESAEVVLRLGDDQGSNLFTNSDWFAFRDDRTGDPKSTSPTEVMEDINPNGTANGGNMSCDEEVVVGELDELVESKSSTDGTASSSSNAFNGFGGANSANVGDFNQQNEKAGVSGDVGFFHFERSGNDDPFGDRPIPEWVSWGDGSMGGSLNPFEDNGDCNDNLVNSGEASAPPISSTRNGGESIPNGVSSFPESSKSSSVSDSSQKAAAVPSLFEEDVEFVGVELEGTEKAMEHALKEGIVGEAAPLKRSLVPKMSEKDSTDEGGSGVKEFNDSNYWRVDQEVAVLE, encoded by the exons ATGTTTTGGAAGCTCACTAATCTGTCTTGTTCGCCG GTTGAAGCAGTGTTAGACAAGGAAAACTTCACATTGGAAGAGCTTCTCGACGAAGAAGAGATAATCCAAGAATGCAAAGCTTTGAACAGCCGTCTGATAAATTT TTTGAGAGATAGAGCTCAGGTTGAGCAGTTGCTGCGATACATTGTTGAAGAGCCGTCTGAGGATGCTGATAGCAATTGGAAATTTAA GTTTCCTTTCATCGCATGTGAGATATTCACTTGTGAAATCGATGTCATCCTTAAAACTCTAGTGGATGAGGAAGAG CTAATGGAtttgctcttttctttcttggaGCCCAACCGTCCTCATAGCGCATTGCTTGCTGGGTATTTTAGCAAG GTTGTAGTGTGCCTCATGTTGCGGAAGACAATTCCACTGATGAATTATGTTCAG GCCCATCATGATGTATTCCGTCAGATGGTGGATTTGATTGGTATTACATCCATTATGGAG GTTTTGGTGCGACTTGTAGGCGCTGATATTTACCCCAATACTAAGGATGTCATGCAATGGTTGGCTGACAGCAATTTATTAGAAATGATTGTGGATAAATTGAGCCCCTCT AGTTTTCCAGAAGAACATGCTAATGCAGCAGAGAGTCTATGCACAATAACCCGAAATGCACCATCTCCTCTTGCTACTAAACTATCAAGCCCAAG TTTTGTAGCAAGGATATTTGGTCATGCCCTTGAAGACTCGCATTCGAAGTCTGCCCTTGTCCATTCATTATCTGTATGCATATCTTTGTTGGATCCTAAAAGATCAATTCCATCTCCTATGATGTATACTTACCGCTGCCAGTACGTTTATGAGTCATCCGTGCATGTCAATCCTGAGACTATCAGTGCAATGCTGCCCAAACTCG GCAACTTGCTAAAGCTGTTGAACATATCATCTGATGACAAGATTCTTCCTACAACGTATGGTGAACTCAGGCCACCTCTAGGGAAGCATCGGTTAAAG ATTGTGGAATTTATCTCTGTTCTACTAAAAACCGGCAATGAAGCTGCAGAAGAAGAATTGATCAGCTCTGGGACAATTGAGAGAGTCCTGGATCTCTTTTTTGA GTACCCATATAACAATGCATTGCATCATCATGTGGAGAGTATAATAAACTCATGCTTGGAAAGCGGAAACAATATTCTTGTCGATCATCTTTTTGAAGAGTGTAATTTTCTTGGAAAAATTCTTCAAACAGATCAACAGCCCACAGTTTCTGGCGATGGAAGTCAGGTTGATCTTAGAGAA CCCACATTTTCTGCTACCGGTAAACGAGCACCCCGAGTGGGTAACATAGGACATATAACACGGATTTCTAACAAACTTGCTCAGTTGGAAAGCAATGACAATCGCATTCGAGCacatcttgag AAAAATATGGAATGGAGTGATTGGCACACTAACATCTTACAGGAGCGTAATACAATCGAAAATGTCTATCGATGGGCATGTGG CCGGCCAACTGCATTTCAAGATAGGACAAAGGACAGCGACGAGGAAGATGCTCATAGCAGAGATTATGACGTAGCAGCTTTAGCAAATAATCTGAGCCAAGCATTCCAATACACCATATATGATAATAATGGCGCCGCAGAG GGTCATGGAGCTCTTGATCGGGACGATGAG GATGTTTACTTAGATGAGGAGTCTGCTGAAGTTGTTCTGAGATTGGGAGATGACCAAGGGAG CAATTTGTTCACAAATTCAGATTGGTTTGCTTTCCGAGATGATAgaactggagatcccaagagcaCCTCACCTACTGAGGTCATGGAAGATATCAACCCTAATGGAACAGCAAACGGCGGTAACATGAGTTGTGATGAAGAGGTGGTAGTTGGAGAGCTGGATGAATTGGTTGAAAGCAAAAGTTCTACAGATGGAACAGCCAGTTCTAGTTCAAATGCCTTTAATGGATTTGGTGGAGCCAATTCTGCTAATGTTGGAGATTTCAATCAACAGAATGAGAAAGCAGGTGTGTCAGGTGATGTGGGTTTCTTCCATTTTGAGAGGTCAGGCAATGATGACCCATTTGGAGACAGGCCTATACCTGAATGGGTTTCATGGGGGGATGGCTCAATGGGTGGATCTCTGAATCCTTTTGAAGATAATGGTGACTGTAATGACAACCTCGTGAACTCAGGGGAGGCATCAGCTCCCCCAATTAGTTCCACTCGTAATGGTGGAGAGTCTATTCCAAATGGTGTATCGTCATTTCCCGAGTCTAGCAAAAGTTCATCTGTTTCTGATTCTAGTCAGAAAGCAGCCGCTGTGCCTTCTTTGTTTGAAGAGGATGTTGAATTTGTTGGTGTAGAATTAGAGGGTACTGAAAAGGCAATGGAACATGCTCTTAAGGAGGGGATTGTTGGGGAAGCAGCTCCATTGAAGAGGAGCCTAGTTCCTAAGATGTCAGAAAAAGATAGTACAGATGAGGGCGGGTCAGGGGTAAAAGAGTTCAATGATTCTAACTATTGGAGAGTCGACCAAGAAGTCGCGGTACTGGAGTAA
- the LOC107793360 gene encoding uncharacterized protein LOC107793360 isoform X2 translates to MFWKLTNLSCSPVEAVLDKENFTLEELLDEEEIIQECKALNSRLINFLRDRAQVEQLLRYIVEEPSEDADSNWKFKFPFIACEIFTCEIDVILKTLVDEEELMDLLFSFLEPNRPHSALLAGYFSKVVVCLMLRKTIPLMNYVQAHHDVFRQMVDLIGITSIMEVLVRLVGADIYPNTKDVMQWLADSNLLEMIVDKLSPSSFPEEHANAAESLCTITRNAPSPLATKLSSPSFVARIFGHALEDSHSKSALVHSLSVCISLLDPKRSIPSPMMYTYRCQYVYESSVHVNPETISAMLPKLGNLLKLLNISSDDKILPTTYGELRPPLGKHRLKIVEFISVLLKTGNEAAEEELISSGTIERVLDLFFEYPYNNALHHHVESIINSCLESGNNILVDHLFEECNFLGKILQTDQQPTVSGDGSQPTFSATGKRAPRVGNIGHITRISNKLAQLESNDNRIRAHLEKNMEWSDWHTNILQERNTIENVYRWACGRPTAFQDRTKDSDEEDAHSRDYDVAALANNLSQAFQYTIYDNNGAAEGHGALDRDDEDVYLDEESAEVVLRLGDDQGSNLFTNSDWFAFRDDRTGDPKSTSPTEVMEDINPNGTANGGNMSCDEEVVVGELDELVESKSSTDGTASSSSNAFNGFGGANSANVGDFNQQNEKAGVSGDVGFFHFERSGNDDPFGDRPIPEWVSWGDGSMGGSLNPFEDNGDCNDNLVNSGEASAPPISSTRNGGESIPNGVSSFPESSKSSSVSDSSQKAAAVPSLFEEDVEFVGVELEGTEKAMEHALKEGIVGEAAPLKRSLVPKMSEKDSTDEGGSGVKEFNDSNYWRVDQEVAVLE, encoded by the exons ATGTTTTGGAAGCTCACTAATCTGTCTTGTTCGCCG GTTGAAGCAGTGTTAGACAAGGAAAACTTCACATTGGAAGAGCTTCTCGACGAAGAAGAGATAATCCAAGAATGCAAAGCTTTGAACAGCCGTCTGATAAATTT TTTGAGAGATAGAGCTCAGGTTGAGCAGTTGCTGCGATACATTGTTGAAGAGCCGTCTGAGGATGCTGATAGCAATTGGAAATTTAA GTTTCCTTTCATCGCATGTGAGATATTCACTTGTGAAATCGATGTCATCCTTAAAACTCTAGTGGATGAGGAAGAG CTAATGGAtttgctcttttctttcttggaGCCCAACCGTCCTCATAGCGCATTGCTTGCTGGGTATTTTAGCAAG GTTGTAGTGTGCCTCATGTTGCGGAAGACAATTCCACTGATGAATTATGTTCAG GCCCATCATGATGTATTCCGTCAGATGGTGGATTTGATTGGTATTACATCCATTATGGAG GTTTTGGTGCGACTTGTAGGCGCTGATATTTACCCCAATACTAAGGATGTCATGCAATGGTTGGCTGACAGCAATTTATTAGAAATGATTGTGGATAAATTGAGCCCCTCT AGTTTTCCAGAAGAACATGCTAATGCAGCAGAGAGTCTATGCACAATAACCCGAAATGCACCATCTCCTCTTGCTACTAAACTATCAAGCCCAAG TTTTGTAGCAAGGATATTTGGTCATGCCCTTGAAGACTCGCATTCGAAGTCTGCCCTTGTCCATTCATTATCTGTATGCATATCTTTGTTGGATCCTAAAAGATCAATTCCATCTCCTATGATGTATACTTACCGCTGCCAGTACGTTTATGAGTCATCCGTGCATGTCAATCCTGAGACTATCAGTGCAATGCTGCCCAAACTCG GCAACTTGCTAAAGCTGTTGAACATATCATCTGATGACAAGATTCTTCCTACAACGTATGGTGAACTCAGGCCACCTCTAGGGAAGCATCGGTTAAAG ATTGTGGAATTTATCTCTGTTCTACTAAAAACCGGCAATGAAGCTGCAGAAGAAGAATTGATCAGCTCTGGGACAATTGAGAGAGTCCTGGATCTCTTTTTTGA GTACCCATATAACAATGCATTGCATCATCATGTGGAGAGTATAATAAACTCATGCTTGGAAAGCGGAAACAATATTCTTGTCGATCATCTTTTTGAAGAGTGTAATTTTCTTGGAAAAATTCTTCAAACAGATCAACAGCCCACAGTTTCTGGCGATGGAAGTCAG CCCACATTTTCTGCTACCGGTAAACGAGCACCCCGAGTGGGTAACATAGGACATATAACACGGATTTCTAACAAACTTGCTCAGTTGGAAAGCAATGACAATCGCATTCGAGCacatcttgag AAAAATATGGAATGGAGTGATTGGCACACTAACATCTTACAGGAGCGTAATACAATCGAAAATGTCTATCGATGGGCATGTGG CCGGCCAACTGCATTTCAAGATAGGACAAAGGACAGCGACGAGGAAGATGCTCATAGCAGAGATTATGACGTAGCAGCTTTAGCAAATAATCTGAGCCAAGCATTCCAATACACCATATATGATAATAATGGCGCCGCAGAG GGTCATGGAGCTCTTGATCGGGACGATGAG GATGTTTACTTAGATGAGGAGTCTGCTGAAGTTGTTCTGAGATTGGGAGATGACCAAGGGAG CAATTTGTTCACAAATTCAGATTGGTTTGCTTTCCGAGATGATAgaactggagatcccaagagcaCCTCACCTACTGAGGTCATGGAAGATATCAACCCTAATGGAACAGCAAACGGCGGTAACATGAGTTGTGATGAAGAGGTGGTAGTTGGAGAGCTGGATGAATTGGTTGAAAGCAAAAGTTCTACAGATGGAACAGCCAGTTCTAGTTCAAATGCCTTTAATGGATTTGGTGGAGCCAATTCTGCTAATGTTGGAGATTTCAATCAACAGAATGAGAAAGCAGGTGTGTCAGGTGATGTGGGTTTCTTCCATTTTGAGAGGTCAGGCAATGATGACCCATTTGGAGACAGGCCTATACCTGAATGGGTTTCATGGGGGGATGGCTCAATGGGTGGATCTCTGAATCCTTTTGAAGATAATGGTGACTGTAATGACAACCTCGTGAACTCAGGGGAGGCATCAGCTCCCCCAATTAGTTCCACTCGTAATGGTGGAGAGTCTATTCCAAATGGTGTATCGTCATTTCCCGAGTCTAGCAAAAGTTCATCTGTTTCTGATTCTAGTCAGAAAGCAGCCGCTGTGCCTTCTTTGTTTGAAGAGGATGTTGAATTTGTTGGTGTAGAATTAGAGGGTACTGAAAAGGCAATGGAACATGCTCTTAAGGAGGGGATTGTTGGGGAAGCAGCTCCATTGAAGAGGAGCCTAGTTCCTAAGATGTCAGAAAAAGATAGTACAGATGAGGGCGGGTCAGGGGTAAAAGAGTTCAATGATTCTAACTATTGGAGAGTCGACCAAGAAGTCGCGGTACTGGAGTAA